From the genome of Hyalangium minutum:
AATCTCCACGGAGGACGAGCCCGATGGAGGGCAGCCCCAGCAGCTTGCCCAGCATCCCCGCCGCGGCGGGGACGAAGCCCTGCTCAGGATTCCGTCCCACCTCCAGGTAGATGATACCGAAGCAGCCCACGACGACGCCCAGCCCTGCGAAGATGCCGGGGTGGTTGAGGGGCTGCATGCCCGCGAAGCGGAAGAGCCACTGTTGATCCACCAGGGCGTAGAGCCCCCAGAGGATGTTGTAGATCCCCGCCAGGGTGAAGGTTGCGCGGTGCAGGGCGCGCCGTTTCATGAAGGACTCCCTTGGGTGCTGGAGCCCGCTCCGGCTCGCGAATGCCGATGACGGGGCCCAGGTGAACTATAAGTGGAATGAAGTACAGGAGAGAAACGTGACGATCGCGATCTTGGGTGCAGCGGGGGCCGTTGGAAAGGCGGTGGCTGCGGCACTTCGGCAGCGCAACATTCCCTTTCGTGCCGTGGGCCGCAACAAGGCCCGGCTGGAGGCAGCCTTCAAGGACTACCCTGGCGCCGAGCTCGTGGAGGCGGATCTCATGACGGTGGAGGGAGCGCGCAAGGCCTCCCGGGGCATGAGCACGCTCATCCATACCGCGGGGGTGACCTACACCGAGTTCGAGCGGCTGCCGCCGATGATGCGCGCGTCCATCGACGGTGCGGTGGCCGAGGGCGTGAAGCGGATCGTCCTGGCCACCAACGTCTATCCCTACGGCCGGCCCCGCACCTCGCCCGTGAAGGAAGATCACCCGCGCGAGCCGCACACGAAGAAGGGCCAACTGCGCAAGCAGCAGGAGGATCTGCTGCTGGAGGCACATGCCCAGGGCAAGCTGCAGGGACTGGTGGTGCGCTTCCCGGACTTCTACGGGGCGGACGCGGAGTACAGCTTTGCCATCGGCATGGCTCAGGCGGCGGTGGCCGGCAAGGCGGCGAACCTGGTGGGCAACATCGATCTGCCCCACGAGTTCATCTACATCCCGGACGCGGGACCGGTGCTGGTGGACCTGGCCCTTCGCGATGACGTCTGGGGCGAGGTCTGGCACTGCGGTGGGGCGAGCACCATCACTCAGCGTCAGTTCGTCACCCAGCTCTTCGAGGCGGCGGGCCGCAAGCCGAAGTTCCGGGCGGCGGGCTCGGGGCTGGTGCGCATGATTGGCCTCTTCGATCCCTTCATGCGCGAGCTGTTTGAGATGATGTACCAGTGGCAGGAGACCCCCCTGGTGCTGGACGACTCCAAGCTGCGCGTGAAGCTCGGGAACGTGAAGAAGACGTCCTACGAGGACGGCATCCGCCAGACCATTGGGGAGCTCAAAGCTCGGACGGCGAAGTAGCGGACGCGCGCCCGCGTCACTTTGATCAAGGCCCTCCTGATGAAGTACGTCAACGATTGATACCTGTGCTGACTTCCTCTCCCAATCCGGATCCCATGCGCCACCACCCTGTTCAAGTTGCTCTCCTCCTCTCCGCCTCTGTGCTCTTGACGGGGCTGATCTTCGTCTCCTGCGCCACGGACAGCAGCTCCACCGCCGTGCAAGCTCAGGCTCCGCAGACCTGTGACTCGTGCCTGGCCGGAACGTGCGCGGAGAAGAGCCAAGCCTGCTTGAGTGACCCCACCTGCCGCGAGACGTTCGAGTGCGCGCAGAAGTGCGGGGACAGGGACAAGTGGTGCGTCTGGAACTGCGTCCTGGCGCGCCCCCAGAGCGTGCCGAAGTTCTTCCCCGCCGCCCACTGCACCACCAAGCAGTGCTCTCCCGCTTGCCAGTTTCCGGCGCGGATTATCGACTCGTGCTTGGAGTGCAATGCCACCTACTGTGGCCAGGCGATGAGCGGCTGCTTCGAGAACCGGGAGTGCTGGACGCTGGTGCACTGCGTGCGCAACAACTGCCAGCCCGGAGACCTGGAGTGCGCGCAGGAGTGCATTGGCGAGCATCCGGACGGCCTCGCTTCGATCCAGCCGCTGCGTGACTGCGGCGGGGATCACTGCGCGGAGCAGTGCTCCAGGCGCGAGAACTACGATCTCCCCGATGGGGGCGCCCCGCGCTAGGCCGCCCCGCGCCAGGCCGCCGCGTGCTAGGCTGCCGCGGCGCGCCGGTACAGCTTCAGAGGCACCGTGTCCGGGCGCAGGTTGACGCCGACCACAAAGGGGGGCGGCTTCTGCTCGGTGTACTGCACCCGGTAGCGCTGCACGATCATGGCCAGGATGATCTGCATCTCCATCGAGGCGAAGTTCGTCCCGATGCACATGCGCATGCCCCCGCCGAACGGGAAGAAGGCCAGCCGGGGGCGCCCGGCGGAACGCTCGGGACTGAAGCGCTCCGGGTTGAACTTCTCGGGCTCCTCCCAGACGGCGGGGTGGCGGTGGGTGAGGTAGGGGCTGAGGGTGATGATGTCTCCCTTGGACACCAGGTAGCCCCCGATGACGTCGTCGCTCATGGCCTCGCGGGGGAAGCTCCAGACAGGGGGGTACAGGCGCATGGACTCATCGATGACCATGGCCGTGTACCGGAGCTTCGGCAGATCCTGCGCGGTGGGCACGCGGCCCTCGAGCACCGAGTCGACCTCGGCCTGGAGCTTCTCCCAGACCTCGGGGTGGCTGCCCAGCAGGAACCACGTCCACCCCAGCGCGAACGTGGTGGTCTCATGCCCGGCGACGATGAGCGTCATCAGCTCGTCGCGGAGCTGCGCGTCGCTCA
Proteins encoded in this window:
- a CDS encoding NAD(P)H-binding protein; amino-acid sequence: MTIAILGAAGAVGKAVAAALRQRNIPFRAVGRNKARLEAAFKDYPGAELVEADLMTVEGARKASRGMSTLIHTAGVTYTEFERLPPMMRASIDGAVAEGVKRIVLATNVYPYGRPRTSPVKEDHPREPHTKKGQLRKQQEDLLLEAHAQGKLQGLVVRFPDFYGADAEYSFAIGMAQAAVAGKAANLVGNIDLPHEFIYIPDAGPVLVDLALRDDVWGEVWHCGGASTITQRQFVTQLFEAAGRKPKFRAAGSGLVRMIGLFDPFMRELFEMMYQWQETPLVLDDSKLRVKLGNVKKTSYEDGIRQTIGELKARTAK